The sequence ggacgagcatatgggccacctgatggtaagtggtccccaacACCTttgagacattggcattgtaagaaatgttaaccctcgcccacatcgccaatgcgccaccagccttgggaactaagatgttatgtcccttgtgcctgtaattacactggctcactcaaccttcaaaccggaacacaaaaatataaagtactgctgtttcgcggtagaatatctgattagtgggtggtacccacccagacgagcttgcacaaagccctacctctaTACGTATCTCGACATACGTTACCATCTTACTGTAATATATTGAATGTCAATATTATTGGTCAccacttataagtacattcatATTGGTTTTATTCTTAGCTAgtttaagatattatgttatatatctcACCCCTACTTATATCAGCATCGGTTATCAGCTCTTCATTCATAAGCGCTGTCAGCGCATCGTCTGTGTGCTttgaatctataaaataaattgttatttgtaattaaaaattcttgCTTATATTGTAGAAAAGTTATTCCAAGAAGTATAATacaattagaaatatataattaaacacgaAGCTTAAATGTTTGAGGATTATCCATACTCACTATTCTCCTCTTTGACTACTGGCTCTTCCTTGATCACAGCTGTGGTAGGCGTAGTGGGCGTGGTAGGGGTGTTAGGCGCGGTAGGAGTGGTAGGGGTGGCGGGCGGTGTCGGTGCTGCGTCCACACCAGAGACGCCAGCTTCGCCGCTGCTATTAGAACTGCATTCTGGACTATAAGGAGCCATCTGTGAagaaaaaaattttatatagaatttaaattaaatgtttattataatttttaagctaCACTGATTCCTATCAGCTGTAATCTAAGATAATTTTttaggattattttattttataaagatgaTGAGGAGATGTACTTATGAttagcaattaaatttattttaatagtacatATCAAGTAtgataataactatatatcaaGCATCTATCTTATCACATCTTAAAAATTACTTACTCGCAAACTGCGTCTGCGCCGCGGCGTTACTTCCGCCATTTTGTAGCTACTGTCCATGGCCCAGTATGAGCCCTTCCCAGGGTCATCCTTACTGCGGGCCACCTTCATAAAACACTTGTTTAAAGACAGATTGTGTCTTATTGAGTTCTGTAAAAATAGTTTCCAATATAAATAAACCTGTTTACAGCATGACCTATGTTTTAGTATTAAggtaattttatgatataaaacaaaaagaaattagAAGTTTTTGAGAGGTTGTGCTGCTGAATACTAAAGAGTTTTTGTaagcttttaatttttgttatgtatttaatcCATTTCATGCATTATAGTTTAgtccatataattattataaatagttaagtgtCAACATTAGCTTGTTAAAAATTGACCTTCACAAGATTTTTTTAGTCGTAACACTTCATCTATGTCAATTTAAGACAATTGCCATAAAAACACATGTTCtattatgaaataggtaggtgAATGgccaaatgatataataaaaagtggtcaccaccacccataacACATGGGcactgtaaggaatattaatcattctttaCATTTCCATTGAGTAGTAACACTGGTTCATTCAATCTTCAGTCCAAATCACAGCAAAATTAATTGCTGTTTAGGAGAAAAGcgtctggtgagtgggtggtacctacccagaggatcTTGCGCAAAGCATATACTATTCAAGTATATAGGTACTTAATTAACCAGTTGCTCTTAAGCATATCTAAATCAATAAAACTAGGTAACAGTGTCAATTCAATTAATTCGGGAAATATTGATCTCTATACAACAACCTTGTGAACAACTAAGGACATCACAGCTAAATGCAAACAATGAAAATGTTAAGTATTAAAAGTATATCTTAAGTGATTTATTCATAACTTTCTTATGACTAATATTCATACCATCCAGCCTTTTCCCGCTTCTTTGTAATAAGGGAATGCATTACATATGTAGTTGTAAATCTCATTCAGGGTCATCTTGCCATTTGGAGAACTGCTGATTGCTAATCTGATCATACTAGCATAGCTGGAAAGGATaacatgtatgtaaatattaaaccaATCAACacagatttgtttttatataacttaaaaaaaatagtattaaggCATTTACCAATATGAcacaaatattaaagtaaaaaagagTAAAATCTTTATGGATAAATTGGATAATCATTTTAGTTTCTTTTTCTTGTTTCCTTTTACGGTTATTAATTTCTAACTTAATCAAAAAACGTCATtagatttttattcaaattaaaacaataattaaggcCATTGTAATGTATATTGTTAACAAAAAAGAATTGTAACAAGGATTTGACCCTGAAAAATTTGTAAGAAGtagaaatattgattttttcaaTTTTCCTAAAGCGagtcatttgtaaataatatgaagGTTTCTTGAGGAAAACTTTACCTGTAAGCTGGCTTAGcatgtttgattttatttgtattttgtttctgATCAATTTCCTTGTTGTTGTTTTCCTGTTGGAGTGATGGCGGCTGCACATCTTCGTATAGGAAACGAGGAATGGGGCCCAAGGGACTGTGTCTCGGAGGCCCCGGGCTGTACGCCGGGAGCCACTCCACTCCAGGCGAATCACTCATTGTCCAACATACAACGCACCTTCATACACTAACTTATTTTacgatttcattatttatcgTATAAATTACCGTTAAAGATTTATCGCACTACGCAGCCCTTGATACAGTGTCTTGTGGGCGTCGAAGACACTTGCTACCTTTTATGAAGATGATCTCTGCTTTTCATTGTAAAACATCAATTAAAAATCCTTGGAGTGTCGGCAGAAGTCACTTACACAATTTGCGAAAATTATTGcaaataaaccaaaattaggATAAGAAGTAGCCTTAGACATCAATAAAACAGGAAAAAGAACACAAAAcattaaagaaaatgtaattttcagaaaaatgaaattattatgacatttgAGGCGCCTACAACAAGGAAAATGGCGACGAACAGATAAAGACTCAGTTAATAGATATGTCTACATTCATTTtagtccaattttttttaaataaataaattatttttatattgtattatttatttttaagttacctCTATTTAATTatcagtaataattatataggtaTTGGAAATgcatatttttccaaatggatcataaatatatattacctcTAGCAATATATTCAGTGTGgtcatttaaatgaatttaaaaaactgtCAGTTTATATTAAGCGTTTGCGGGGGGTGATCGTGTCTtgtgttttctatttttaacgGTTTGTTGATAATAAATGTACATACACGCCGGCTATTGTGGCGAAACTGTGTGAACTCTTGTGTTTATTTGGTGGATGTTGATTGAAAAGTGGCTCGTTAAAGATGACGACGCAACCAGAAGTCGGTGTGTCCGATTTCGTCCTTCTGGACAATTTGACTACGGACAACTTCATTGAAAATTTGCAACTGAGGTAATTCCTATATACACTTTATCTAAAGCTTAAAATAGCTTAGTATGTCTTGTGCTTGTTATTTTAAGCTCTCAATGGAAGTGTCCTAATTCAACTTTTAAGTAAACTTTGAAAAGTTCGCCttaaaacttgtaaatatttaacatttaaaaactttttagtcTCAAAGGCTAACGATTCCAtgaataattacttaataaatatcacCTTGTTGGCACTTGAGTAAATAAAGGTCTGGCATAAGttgatataattatcattataatatattaattaataaatattataaaacgaaaagatttttttcccttgtatatatgtattttagctTATTACCTACACAATGATCATTCCTTTAACATCTTAATTATgaatgtcattaaaaaatatttcgtggtatttatataacattaacatattttatataacatattttaaaggttgaaaatttaacttaaattatttaaaataaatttgattgtgATTGTTAGGTCTTCAgccttacttttaatttaagtcACCTTGGCCCTTGTGAGAAATGTAATAACTACTTGACATTCTTTCAgtttatttacacatttataaataaacattcgtTTTCTAACAAaagcagtttttttattaaatgtaattttagcttgaaattaattttcaaatatcagCCATGTGTCATAGGTGCCTTACTGGTTCAACaacaaaattctaattatattaaatttaattgcttatttacCCTTCccattcttaatattttttttatatatttatttattttattttaggaagacaaacagttacgacatacacaaaatattatcacataaaaaagaaatcatatACTAATCAAgtcttcataaataattaaattaaaaatacattgcaaaataataacaaataaaaattaaaatgaaagattaattaaaattttaaagaatatgaaatatgtatatataatgatataaaaaatcattaacataCAATTCTATTCAAGGTGACAATTTTCGATTTTAACCATACCATctgtatcaaatatatttttcccaTATTTTATGGCTTATGCCTATTAAGCTTAagcgtattatttataaactgattttcaataatttaaagattttttattcttcaaaattttatctatttttttatttctgctcCTAATACATAattgacataattattaattgaaaattatacaaTGGAAAGTAATGCTTGATGTTAATTGCTAgctgtttgtttattataaagctattaaattataagtttacAAACATGTTATTATGGTATCAAACGCTCTGTTTAaagactatttttttaacttatatgtaATGTAGAAGATtgttatttttggtattttaaatatgtttggttttttattattttaaacaagtgtgattatttttttaatgaagtattttgaacatagtttttttaaaattatagcatTGTTATCAGTGTAACTGTAATGTAACTttgaagatttttaaaaattataatcggCAAAACCCATTTTCCACCGACAACTCCATATAAATGATACACAAAAAAGTGAATAAGTTTTTATAggtaattaaatactatatatatatactataggcTGCTACTCAAATAACAATTCTTGTGTTGGTTGCTCTGTGGTGCTAAACCCAGATTAGATAAGATTACTTGCAATACTTCTACAGATTATTTAAATCTTGAAAGTGTTAGCTTAGGTAggtattagtattttataaattgtcctTGGAGATTCTTTTAATGATACAATGAATATACAGCTTAaacatgtttaattattattttttttaattttaattataattactatgaaATAATTGAgtcatattaaaaagttaaggtTGTCATTTCGATTTAATCGTGACGAAATTTGAACGTTCTTGTGCCcaagtttgtttttttctagCACTTCTATTAGAATTGTTTTTAAaccaatatatgtattataaaaataaaaaaatataaataaatattaaattataataaatagcatcGTAGCTAGAGACATGAGCTCCTCTGCAAGATTTGAATTTTATGGCCTATTATTTAGATTCGGCATAAATTATGTGTATTTAGTTACAGGCGCTGTTTGTAATCTATGAAGCCTACTCTAATTAAGTGCAAAGTTGTGTACCTATGTCCCAGTGTCTATAGGCTGTCGTCCAGCAAAGCGCGCCCCGTTTAGGTTGCGTCCTTGACAATAAGTATGGCATCAAACAATGCTTACGAACAAGTTAAACGACTTAATACGTGTTGCTTTACGTCTcgtgtttattaatttacttaaataaaaaagctaaaaaacCAACTATTTATAATGCGTTATTTATATTGACACTAGCTGTTCCCGGCTCGTTCATATCAAATGTTTTACGTAGGTCCCGTAATTTATATGTCTATATCCTTATCCGGATCCCAGGCTACCTCagtgtcaaatttcattactATCGGTTAAGTGGTTCTGACGTGATGAGTACAACaacaaacagagttactttcgcatttataacttTACTTTAGCAGTGTAGACTGATTACCGTTCAACAATAAATCAAactatcaaatttaaataatttatcagtgTCCCTATGATTTAAAAGGAATCCAAATCTTAAAGAAAAGGTTTAGagtataccaccacgctgcttcaatgcgtgttggatacatatgtgacagAAGTTCAGCACagaaatctttattcaatacacTCGTAGAAGCGTTACTTTTACTCGTTGTTTTTTCAAATTCTTACTACCCGGTTTAATCACCTTAACCCAGAGAGCAACCGGCGCGGGAAAAACTCGTCGgttgttttttgttttcgtGGTGCTTTCTTGGCTTTTAACCCACAATCGTCGGTATATATACTAGTGTACGCCGGCGGCTTCGCCTGGAGATGTTGgtgtagcctatgtcctttctcAGGGTTTGAGCATGCTTCGTACCATATActagtcgtgaaagcgtaacaggcagacatagttactttcgaatttataatattagttatctaaaattttttaattttatataccaattttatatctaatatgaGTAATTTCACCTCGCGAAGATGTATCCTAGCATTGTTTATACACGATGACTGCGTTGGACAATGGCGCGCTGTCATCGGCTGATGTCACCGCTCAAGGTGTTGTAATGTGtactattattacttttttcctTATAACTGCATTTGGAAGAATAACCTTTGACGGACGTctcagtttaatttaattgtagctAACCTAGAAATGGTTACGTTACGTTCTTAGTTTCGCGTACAAATAAATCGATTtcccatttatttattaatattaaattcatattgatcaagatgatgatgatgatgaatttttCAAGCAAAtttcgtaattaaaataatatacatgtagCGTTTATGCCTGACGAGTCCTAACCCTTAAATTTAGCTTAAAAGTCGTTTCGAGGCACAAGATTACTGCACCGATATCGGCCACGGCTTAAATTCTCTATGCATGAGATATTAGTCTGCAGAATTAAATGGCTAAACATATCTTCACCCTTGTAGTAGTCGATGGGTCGACAagccgacacgaccagaaagagatCAAGTTCAGCCTTCAACTTGCTTTCCTAACTCTGGGTTGCTATTGATAATTTCTTGGTGACGATGGTGTGGAGCTTTGGCTTTCGCACTGGCAAATAGATATAAGTGTCATAATTTGCCAACCACAACCACGGTTTCGGACTTAAACTTAGTGTATACACTAGCGttagtatacaaatatatcCAGCATAACAACAATAGATAACAAACAATAGATCATAAGATGCAATCCCGAGTCGTATAATAAGATATTTCTAAACCGCAGATCCCAGTTCACGGCACTTACCCCGTTGTTTCAATTCAACGACTTCATTTCGCCGACCATTGCAAGTGTTATATGGCTCGCCGCTTTCATTATCATCAGCCTTTACGATATTGCCGTGTCATGGTAACACATAAGGTGAATATTTTAGATAGTCGTAAGTTCTATTATATAGATGGGGCTTGTAATCTTCTTTgtaaaaaatgaatgtttg comes from Nymphalis io chromosome 15, ilAglIoxx1.1, whole genome shotgun sequence and encodes:
- the LOC126773850 gene encoding forkhead box protein J3-like; the protein is MSDSPGVEWLPAYSPGPPRHSPLGPIPRFLYEDVQPPSLQQENNNKEIDQKQNTNKIKHAKPAYSYASMIRLAISSSPNGKMTLNEIYNYICNAFPYYKEAGKGWMNSIRHNLSLNKCFMKVARSKDDPGKGSYWAMDSSYKMAEVTPRRRRSLRMAPYSPECSSNSSGEAGVSGVDAAPTPPATPTTPTAPNTPTTPTTPTTAVIKEEPVVKEENNSKHTDDALTALMNEELITDADISRESWWWSGARRHVCELRHSALTDDYGNFLDTRAHDCDCPLDAALAGAAPPAPPAAPAAPPAGPATPPWHAL